The Kordia sp. SMS9 genome window below encodes:
- a CDS encoding polymer-forming cytoskeletal protein, with amino-acid sequence MFSESKKGRNNETTRGQSNRIGKSTSIKGEVVSQADFRIDGKLDGSVETTGKIVIGQSGVITGKVICANADVEGRFQGELVVTNLLTLKSSAIIEGDVTVSKLSIEPGATFNATCTMKTGIKELKTSEGKKADKTA; translated from the coding sequence ATGTTTTCAGAATCAAAAAAAGGTCGCAACAACGAAACTACGCGTGGACAATCAAATCGAATAGGAAAATCAACAAGTATCAAAGGTGAAGTTGTTTCGCAAGCTGACTTTCGCATTGATGGTAAGTTGGATGGTAGTGTAGAAACTACGGGAAAAATTGTTATTGGTCAAAGTGGTGTCATTACAGGAAAAGTTATCTGTGCCAATGCAGATGTTGAAGGACGTTTTCAAGGCGAATTGGTGGTAACGAATTTGTTGACGTTAAAAAGTTCGGCAATCATTGAAGGCGATGTGACTGTAAGTAAATTATCTATAGAACCAGGCGCTACGTTTAATGCTACCTGTACGATGAAAACAGGAATCAAGGAACTCAAAACAAGTGAAGGAAAAAAAGCCGATAAAACCGCTTAA
- a CDS encoding aspartyl protease family protein: MHPFYKYSLFGMILVFVSCSAYQQLRSDTAISADQNTHQIPFDYVKGLMVVEANLQQKTTKNRFIFDTGAFQSKVEYSLAEHLQLLTKSRRSNGTAQGIRRTIETTVVDSILFDDVVFYGISAGKLKYDAKSYSPCVAPDGIIGANLIKLANWKIDFQKQLLTASKNTLFPPENTRYHRLDFRTSFRSGIPKIDIEVNGKLIKNVLFDVGFNGGLVIPENYVSQFPNVASEFFFDQSTSGIFGSNRDTLIVKKLKVQLGDFHTEIPVQFSSLHKALLGTDFLEHFTIYLDYDHQKIILQPLEKVAISKEHKFIPGILSDSLWIVNRTVPNSKLQLGDTLKAINGFAPKALFTSHCDYFLNISKLLHQDTLFITTQDQKIIPLYLSKK, encoded by the coding sequence ATGCACCCATTTTATAAGTATTCCCTTTTCGGGATGATTCTCGTATTCGTGAGTTGCAGTGCGTATCAACAATTACGGTCGGACACAGCAATTTCAGCGGATCAAAACACCCACCAAATTCCGTTTGATTATGTAAAAGGGTTGATGGTTGTCGAAGCAAATTTGCAGCAAAAAACTACTAAAAATCGCTTTATTTTTGACACAGGTGCTTTTCAAAGCAAAGTAGAATATTCGCTGGCAGAACACTTACAATTGCTCACAAAATCCAGACGATCTAATGGAACTGCGCAAGGCATTCGACGCACGATTGAAACTACCGTTGTAGATTCTATTTTGTTTGACGATGTGGTTTTTTACGGAATTTCCGCAGGAAAACTAAAATATGATGCCAAATCGTACAGTCCGTGTGTAGCTCCAGATGGCATTATTGGTGCCAATCTTATCAAATTGGCAAATTGGAAGATTGATTTTCAAAAACAGCTTTTAACAGCTTCCAAAAATACTTTGTTTCCGCCAGAAAATACACGCTATCACAGGTTGGATTTTAGAACTTCTTTTAGATCTGGGATTCCGAAAATTGACATTGAAGTGAATGGAAAACTAATTAAAAATGTGCTGTTCGATGTAGGTTTTAATGGCGGATTGGTCATTCCTGAGAACTATGTTTCACAGTTTCCAAATGTAGCGTCGGAGTTCTTTTTTGATCAATCGACTTCAGGAATTTTTGGAAGCAATCGCGATACATTAATCGTTAAAAAATTAAAGGTGCAACTGGGCGATTTCCACACGGAAATTCCAGTGCAATTTTCTTCGCTACATAAAGCGTTGTTGGGAACTGATTTTTTGGAACATTTTACAATTTATTTGGATTATGATCACCAAAAAATCATCCTGCAACCGTTAGAAAAGGTAGCAATTTCCAAAGAACACAAGTTCATTCCTGGCATTCTGAGCGATTCCCTTTGGATTGTAAATAGAACTGTTCCAAATTCAAAGTTACAGCTGGGCGATACACTGAAAGCTATTAACGGATTTGCACCAAAAGCGCTCTTTACTTCTCATTGTGATTATTTTTTGAACATTTCAAAACTATTGCATCAAGACACACTTTTTATCACAACTCAAGATCAAAAAATCATTCCTCTCTATTTATCAAAAAAATGA
- a CDS encoding LytTR family DNA-binding domain-containing protein has translation MFQFLKKPHPFIFNAYSVVIPGAASFLIILLLAPLDFKELELTSRSLYALCIGVFVSMIIFLTVKLLQKLFPTFTQEDRWTVGREILLFLIVVLLIILGVFLGIFTLYGANQSAWEVFAKTTFISLCISFFPIVILVLFEQYRQQKIQFTYAQQLTQSLKAENQKLQTKTVSNQQLQLKAENGKVELQVFASEIICLQSDGNYVEVFYEIDTTVHKKLIRNRLKSLEAQLPITTFFRCHNRFLINGNYIVQIEGNARNLELSLRGIAFKIPVSRSKASQISEYLQVL, from the coding sequence ATGTTTCAATTTCTAAAAAAACCACATCCATTTATTTTTAACGCATACAGCGTTGTCATTCCTGGCGCAGCGAGTTTTTTGATCATTTTGTTATTAGCACCGCTCGATTTTAAAGAATTGGAACTCACATCACGAAGTCTGTACGCGCTTTGTATTGGTGTTTTTGTCTCCATGATTATCTTTTTAACGGTAAAATTGCTCCAAAAGCTATTTCCAACGTTTACACAAGAAGATCGTTGGACTGTTGGACGCGAAATTTTGCTATTTCTCATCGTGGTTTTGCTGATTATTTTGGGCGTTTTTTTAGGGATTTTCACTTTGTACGGCGCCAATCAATCTGCTTGGGAAGTGTTTGCAAAAACGACGTTTATTTCATTGTGTATCAGCTTTTTTCCGATAGTAATTTTAGTCTTATTTGAACAATATCGTCAACAAAAAATACAATTTACTTACGCGCAACAGTTGACACAATCGCTAAAAGCGGAAAATCAAAAATTGCAAACAAAAACGGTTTCAAACCAACAATTACAACTCAAAGCCGAAAACGGAAAGGTGGAATTGCAAGTATTTGCTTCTGAAATTATCTGCTTGCAATCCGACGGAAATTATGTAGAAGTTTTTTATGAGATAGATACAACCGTACATAAAAAACTCATCCGAAATCGACTGAAAAGTTTGGAAGCACAGTTGCCAATAACGACTTTTTTTAGATGTCACAATCGCTTCCTTATCAATGGAAATTACATTGTACAAATTGAAGGAAATGCGCGAAATTTAGAGTTGAGTTTGCGTGGAATTGCCTTTAAAATTCCTGTATCGCGCAGCAAAGCCAGTCAAATTTCTGAGTATCTTCAAGTGTTGTAA
- a CDS encoding AtpZ/AtpI family protein, whose translation MKEKKPIKPLNSYVKFTGIAFQMAVVIGLGVYLGIWLDEKYPNKHQLFTVICSFVFVSLSMWQVIRQLKKFNKD comes from the coding sequence GTGAAGGAAAAAAAGCCGATAAAACCGCTTAACAGCTATGTAAAATTTACAGGAATAGCATTTCAAATGGCAGTTGTCATTGGACTTGGTGTTTACCTGGGAATTTGGCTTGATGAAAAATACCCTAATAAACACCAACTTTTTACAGTTATATGTTCTTTCGTATTTGTAAGTTTGTCCATGTGGCAAGTCATACGACAACTCAAAAAATTCAATAAAGACTAA